A section of the Prevotella melaninogenica genome encodes:
- a CDS encoding beta-class carbonic anhydrase, translating to MIDQILSYNKRFVAVQGYEPFITSGQPDMKLAIVSCMDTRLTKLLPNALGLRNGDAKIIKVAGGTILTPYDSVMRSLLVAIYELGCQEIMIIHHSGCGACDMNADHFLHLMRERGITEEAIKEAGQQVNLNEYLDGFHDTEASVRRTVKAVQQHPLVPKDVAVRGFIIDSRTGELTPVN from the coding sequence ATGATAGATCAGATACTTTCTTATAACAAAAGGTTCGTGGCTGTACAAGGCTACGAACCTTTTATTACATCAGGTCAACCAGACATGAAGTTAGCTATTGTCAGCTGCATGGATACCCGTCTGACAAAGCTTCTACCTAATGCTCTCGGCTTGAGAAATGGTGATGCAAAGATTATTAAGGTTGCTGGCGGAACCATTCTTACCCCCTACGACTCTGTGATGCGTTCCCTTCTTGTGGCTATCTATGAATTAGGTTGTCAAGAGATTATGATTATTCATCACTCTGGTTGTGGTGCTTGCGACATGAATGCAGATCATTTTCTTCATTTGATGCGTGAGCGTGGAATCACAGAAGAAGCTATCAAAGAAGCTGGACAGCAGGTTAATCTAAACGAATATTTGGACGGATTTCATGACACAGAGGCAAGTGTACGCCGTACGGTCAAGGCTGTTCAACAGCATCCACTCGTACCCAAAGACGTTGCAGTACGTGGCTTTATCATTGACTCACGTACTGGTGAACTAACACCAGTCAACTAA
- a CDS encoding DKNYY domain-containing protein gives MEKKNFYRQLRLSCVVLLAAFALNVSAQSSRQVRPYSFNKKGVFYGRQPVMGIDIRTFVDLGYGYAKDRYNVYFEGQILPFVDPMTFRLKVPGSVYQGGYPGDYSDDYPVNPRDEYDPYYNEGYVVTSNAVLYNGRKISDRASSFKDLGWGYGKDTFEVYYMGRKINDARSSSFKVLKDGYAEDAFDTYYRGKVVK, from the coding sequence ATGGAAAAGAAGAACTTTTATCGCCAGCTTCGCCTAAGTTGCGTAGTCCTTTTGGCAGCCTTTGCACTCAATGTTTCAGCACAGTCTTCACGTCAAGTACGTCCTTACTCTTTCAATAAGAAAGGTGTATTCTATGGTCGTCAACCAGTTATGGGAATAGACATACGTACCTTCGTAGATCTTGGGTATGGTTATGCAAAAGATAGATATAACGTTTATTTTGAAGGACAGATTCTTCCATTCGTTGACCCAATGACCTTCCGTCTTAAGGTACCAGGAAGTGTTTATCAAGGTGGCTATCCAGGCGATTATTCTGATGACTATCCAGTTAATCCTCGTGATGAGTACGACCCTTATTATAATGAAGGTTACGTCGTTACTTCTAATGCAGTTCTTTACAATGGTAGAAAGATTAGCGACCGTGCAAGTAGCTTTAAGGACTTAGGCTGGGGATATGGTAAAGACACCTTCGAAGTATATTATATGGGTAGAAAGATTAATGACGCCAGAAGTTCCAGCTTCAAAGTACTCAAAGATGGATATGCAGAAGATGCATTTGACACATATTATCGTGGAAAAGTAGTAAAATAA
- a CDS encoding ABC-F family ATP-binding cassette domain-containing protein codes for MAQIPYLDVQNLTKSFGAQVLFKDISFSIAEGQHVGLVAQNGTGKSTLLSILTGKEGYDSGSIIYRNNLRVGMLEQSPHFDPEESVLDACFNHEGNPERLLKAKQILTMLKLYDLDQPMGQLSGGQQKRVALANVLILEPDFLILDEPTNHLDLEMIEWLEGYLSRGNKTIFMVTHDRYFLDNVCNTILELDNNTIYTYRGNYSYYLEKRQERIDNTRAEIARANNLYRTELEWMRRMPQARGHKARYREEAFYELEAKAKQRIEERQVRLKSSSVYIGSKIFECQYVSKRFDDKIILNDFYYNFSRFEKMGIVGNNGTGKSTFVKMLLGEVAPDSGKFDIGETVRFGYFSQEGLKFRDDQKVIDIITDIADYIDLGGGKHMTASQFLNYFLFSPEQQHNYVYKLSGGEKRKLYLCTVLMKNPNFLVLDEPTNDLDIQTLQILEEYLQDFPGCVIVVSHDRYFMDKVVDHLLVFKGEGEIQDFPGNYTQFRDYQKMKSKEEEQQKPTKNSSPTANEQKKDYRNNTKRKMSFKEKREYEQLSDKIAQLEDEKQQLEEELCSGNLSVDELTEKSKRLPILKEELDELELRWLELAELA; via the coding sequence ATGGCGCAGATACCCTATCTTGATGTCCAAAATCTAACAAAGAGTTTCGGTGCACAGGTTCTTTTTAAGGACATCTCTTTCTCTATTGCAGAAGGACAGCATGTTGGTCTCGTTGCTCAAAACGGTACGGGAAAGTCTACTCTACTCTCTATTCTTACTGGAAAAGAGGGTTATGACAGCGGTTCTATCATCTATCGCAATAACTTGCGAGTGGGAATGTTAGAGCAAAGTCCTCATTTCGACCCAGAAGAAAGCGTATTGGATGCTTGTTTCAACCATGAAGGAAATCCTGAAAGACTTCTAAAGGCGAAACAAATCCTCACCATGCTGAAGCTCTATGACTTAGATCAGCCAATGGGACAACTGAGTGGTGGACAGCAGAAGCGTGTTGCTTTGGCAAATGTTCTTATCTTAGAACCAGACTTCCTCATACTTGACGAGCCTACCAACCACCTTGATTTAGAGATGATTGAATGGTTAGAAGGCTATCTTTCTCGTGGTAACAAGACTATCTTTATGGTGACACACGACCGTTATTTCCTTGATAACGTGTGTAATACCATCTTAGAATTAGACAACAACACGATATATACCTATCGTGGCAATTACTCTTATTACTTAGAGAAACGTCAAGAGAGAATAGACAATACCCGCGCTGAGATTGCACGTGCAAACAACCTCTATCGTACGGAGTTAGAGTGGATGCGCCGTATGCCACAAGCTCGTGGCCACAAAGCACGCTATCGCGAGGAAGCTTTCTACGAATTGGAAGCAAAGGCTAAGCAGCGAATTGAAGAACGACAGGTGCGCTTGAAGTCGTCAAGTGTGTATATCGGAAGTAAAATCTTTGAGTGTCAATATGTCTCAAAGAGGTTTGATGACAAGATAATACTGAACGACTTCTACTATAACTTCTCACGTTTTGAGAAGATGGGTATTGTTGGTAACAATGGTACTGGTAAGTCTACCTTTGTAAAGATGTTACTCGGAGAGGTTGCACCTGATAGTGGTAAGTTTGATATTGGTGAGACTGTTCGCTTTGGTTATTTCTCACAAGAAGGCTTAAAGTTCCGTGATGATCAAAAAGTTATTGATATTATCACAGACATAGCAGACTATATCGACCTTGGAGGAGGGAAGCACATGACGGCTTCACAGTTCCTCAACTACTTCCTCTTCTCACCAGAACAACAGCACAACTATGTGTATAAGCTCTCTGGTGGAGAGAAACGCAAGCTCTATCTCTGTACGGTTTTGATGAAAAATCCGAACTTCTTAGTCCTCGATGAGCCTACCAACGATTTGGATATCCAGACTTTACAGATTCTTGAAGAATATCTTCAAGACTTCCCCGGCTGTGTCATCGTGGTATCACACGACCGATATTTTATGGATAAGGTTGTTGACCATCTCTTAGTTTTCAAAGGTGAAGGAGAGATTCAAGACTTCCCAGGTAACTACACGCAATTCCGTGATTACCAAAAGATGAAGTCTAAGGAAGAAGAACAGCAAAAACCTACAAAGAATAGTAGCCCAACAGCAAACGAACAGAAGAAGGATTATCGTAACAACACAAAGCGTAAGATGTCCTTCAAGGAGAAGCGGGAATACGAACAGCTTTCTGATAAGATTGCACAATTAGAAGACGAGAAACAACAACTTGAAGAAGAACTCTGCTCTGGTAATCTATCTGTAGACGAACTTACAGAAAAGAGCAAACGTCTACCAATCTTAAAGGAGGAACTGGACGAGTTAGAACTTCGCTGGTTAGAGTTGGCTGAACTTGCTTAA
- the yihA gene encoding ribosome biogenesis GTP-binding protein YihA/YsxC yields MIIKNSEFTISSPSLSKCPEDTKAEYAFIGRSNVGKSSLINMLCNHKGLAKTSSKPGKTLLINHFIINNEWYLVDLPGYGYAKSSKTVRNKLEQMIAQYILQRKQLVNVFVLIDIRHEQQKIDREFVDWLGESNVPFSIIFTKADKLSPAKAKSNALLWMKKLQDRWEVLPPYFITSAENKTGRDEVLEYIDEINKTLE; encoded by the coding sequence ATGATTATTAAAAATTCAGAATTCACTATATCTTCGCCTTCATTGTCAAAGTGTCCAGAAGATACAAAGGCAGAATATGCTTTTATTGGACGATCAAATGTAGGAAAATCAAGCCTTATCAATATGCTTTGTAACCATAAGGGCTTGGCTAAAACCTCATCAAAACCAGGTAAGACGCTACTTATCAATCATTTTATCATCAATAATGAGTGGTATTTAGTAGACCTTCCTGGCTATGGATATGCCAAAAGTTCAAAGACTGTAAGAAATAAGTTGGAGCAAATGATTGCCCAATATATCCTCCAACGCAAACAACTCGTGAACGTATTTGTACTGATTGATATCCGCCATGAACAGCAGAAGATAGACCGTGAGTTTGTTGATTGGTTAGGTGAAAGCAATGTTCCTTTCTCTATTATCTTTACGAAAGCAGACAAGCTATCACCTGCAAAGGCTAAGTCAAACGCCCTTCTCTGGATGAAGAAGCTACAAGACAGATGGGAAGTTCTCCCACCTTACTTCATCACATCTGCTGAGAACAAGACTGGAAGAGATGAGGTACTGGAGTATATAGACGAAATCAATAAGACTTTAGAATAG
- a CDS encoding Gfo/Idh/MocA family protein produces MKQINWGFIGCGEVTEKKSGPAFNEVMGSHVVAVFSRSELKARSYAERQGIRKWYTDAQALVDDPDVNAIYIATPPSAHATFAIMAMRAGKPCYIEKPLAASYEDCVRINRVSEQTGVPCFVAYYRRYLPYFKKVKEIVDSGEIGKILTVQVRFAVPPRDLDYEQNVQLPWRLQSHISGGGYFYDLAPHQLDLLQNLFGVIVKAHGYTANRAGLYNLEDTVNAVFRFENGLTGSGAWCFAAHESAREDRIEIYGSKGRLSFSVYTYAPIHLCTSEGERDIEVANPPYVQLPIIKSVIEDMQGYGACDCTSISATPTNWVMDRILGKI; encoded by the coding sequence ATGAAACAAATCAACTGGGGATTTATTGGCTGTGGTGAGGTGACAGAAAAGAAGTCTGGACCTGCGTTCAACGAAGTAATGGGTTCGCATGTTGTCGCTGTGTTTAGCCGTAGCGAGTTAAAAGCACGTTCGTATGCTGAGCGTCAAGGTATTCGTAAATGGTACACAGATGCACAGGCTTTGGTGGATGATCCTGACGTAAATGCCATCTATATTGCTACACCTCCTTCTGCCCATGCAACCTTTGCTATCATGGCAATGCGTGCTGGAAAGCCTTGTTATATAGAGAAGCCTTTGGCGGCTTCTTACGAGGATTGCGTGCGTATTAATCGTGTATCAGAGCAGACGGGAGTACCATGTTTTGTCGCTTATTATCGTCGTTATCTCCCTTACTTCAAGAAGGTAAAAGAGATAGTTGATAGTGGTGAAATTGGTAAGATTCTTACTGTGCAAGTGCGTTTTGCCGTTCCTCCACGCGATTTGGATTACGAACAGAACGTACAACTACCATGGCGACTGCAATCACATATCTCAGGTGGCGGATATTTTTACGACCTTGCCCCTCACCAGCTTGACCTTCTACAGAATTTGTTTGGTGTTATTGTCAAGGCACATGGCTATACAGCTAACCGTGCAGGGCTTTACAACCTTGAAGACACAGTAAATGCAGTATTCCGTTTTGAGAATGGTTTGACAGGTAGTGGTGCTTGGTGCTTTGCTGCTCATGAGAGTGCACGTGAGGACCGTATAGAGATTTACGGCTCAAAAGGTAGACTATCCTTTTCTGTTTATACTTATGCACCAATCCATCTGTGTACCAGTGAGGGCGAAAGAGATATCGAGGTTGCTAATCCTCCATACGTCCAACTACCGATTATTAAGTCTGTTATCGAGGATATGCAGGGATATGGTGCCTGCGATTGTACGAGTATCAGTGCAACACCAACCAACTGGGTGATGGATCGTATCCTTGGAAAGATATAA
- a CDS encoding DUF4421 domain-containing protein produces the protein MKLTFNDSLFLCILLLLIGGTKAHALSTTTTSDNRVVIKDSKDSIFVKQLIDSVRWMRAGEPARLFKQKIGRSGSFFDHFNAIDTSYIEPQKYNFAFMLQNTNTYEVYRLSSSNEQSITFAPEATVRIGPYFGWRWIFLGYTLYIKHLDFWNKNNNSRQEYDLSLYSSMLGLDIYYRKTGNDYKIRQLYLGKDINTDAIRGTDFGGLTSTIKGFNLYYIFNHRRFSYPAAFSQSTIQRRSAGSPLLGIGYTQHSLDVNWGELNRVISNRLGSQVPTNPIDSTLMFSEVKYTDISISGGYAYNWVFARNWVLAGSLSLALAHKRSKGDVTHRSFSINDFKFNNINVDGIGRFGVVWNNSKWYVGTSTILHAYNYRRSNFSTNNFFGSVNLYAGFNFGRKKEN, from the coding sequence ATGAAGCTAACTTTCAACGACTCCCTGTTTCTATGTATTCTTCTATTGTTGATAGGAGGAACAAAGGCGCATGCGTTATCTACTACGACCACATCTGATAATAGAGTAGTGATAAAAGACAGTAAGGACAGCATTTTTGTAAAGCAGCTGATAGACTCTGTTCGTTGGATGCGTGCAGGTGAGCCTGCACGTTTGTTTAAGCAAAAGATAGGCAGAAGCGGTAGCTTCTTTGACCATTTCAATGCGATAGACACTTCTTACATTGAGCCTCAGAAGTATAACTTTGCTTTTATGTTGCAAAATACAAATACATACGAGGTTTATCGTTTGAGTAGTTCTAATGAACAAAGTATCACCTTTGCACCTGAAGCAACGGTGCGAATAGGCCCTTATTTCGGTTGGCGTTGGATATTCTTGGGTTACACACTTTATATAAAGCACTTAGACTTCTGGAACAAGAACAATAATTCTCGACAAGAGTATGATTTAAGTCTGTATAGCTCAATGCTGGGACTCGATATTTATTATCGTAAGACAGGTAATGATTATAAAATCAGACAGTTGTATCTTGGGAAGGATATTAATACGGATGCAATTCGTGGTACTGACTTTGGTGGATTGACTTCAACCATTAAGGGTTTCAATCTTTATTATATCTTCAATCATCGTCGATTCTCTTATCCAGCAGCTTTCAGCCAGAGTACGATACAACGTCGTTCTGCGGGTAGTCCTCTGTTGGGTATAGGATATACACAGCATAGCCTTGATGTCAATTGGGGGGAACTTAATAGAGTCATCTCAAATCGTCTTGGTAGCCAGGTTCCTACTAATCCAATAGACAGTACATTGATGTTTAGTGAGGTTAAGTACACTGATATTTCTATCAGTGGTGGTTATGCTTATAACTGGGTTTTTGCTCGAAATTGGGTCTTGGCAGGTTCACTTTCCTTAGCCTTAGCTCATAAACGTAGTAAGGGAGATGTTACGCATAGAAGCTTCTCTATCAACGATTTTAAGTTTAATAATATCAATGTTGATGGTATTGGACGCTTTGGTGTGGTGTGGAACAATAGTAAATGGTATGTTGGTACGAGTACAATTCTTCATGCCTATAATTATCGTCGCAGTAACTTCTCAACTAATAACTTCTTTGGAAGTGTAAACCTCTATGCAGGTTTTAACTTTGGAAGAAAGAAGGAGAATTAG
- a CDS encoding N-acetylmuramoyl-L-alanine amidase-like domain-containing protein has protein sequence MTLKYSLIFLALFAFSACGAKTERKAKTQPVADTIVISEQISSAVSEVSAAEQNDTLPTYIDSYTKADSALVCQLLQEFVPQRQQLTNDQLIIKIARKFIGVPYIAHTLDINEDEKLVINLHGLDCTTYVEAVTALALCTKKGETRFSDYVRQLEQIRYRDGKMSYINRLHYFHWWLEDNERMGFVREIDTPNPPFTAVQTLKINYMSLNARLYDMLKNNPERVAELKKLEDATNGTKLRYIPKNLLNNSKLLREVIHDGDILAIVTSKRELDTTHLGFAIWHKDGLHLMNASNLRKNGNKVVDPVETLYNYMMARPANLGIRVVRIQ, from the coding sequence ATGACACTAAAATATTCACTTATATTCTTAGCTCTCTTTGCTTTCTCAGCTTGTGGAGCAAAGACTGAACGGAAAGCAAAGACACAGCCGGTTGCTGATACTATTGTGATATCAGAGCAGATCTCAAGTGCTGTTTCTGAAGTATCTGCAGCCGAACAGAATGACACACTACCTACCTATATCGACAGTTATACAAAGGCTGATAGTGCTTTGGTTTGTCAGTTGTTACAAGAGTTCGTGCCACAGCGACAGCAACTTACGAATGATCAGCTTATTATAAAGATTGCACGAAAGTTTATTGGAGTGCCATATATTGCTCATACCTTGGATATAAACGAGGATGAGAAATTGGTTATTAATCTTCATGGATTAGATTGTACGACATACGTTGAGGCTGTTACAGCTCTTGCGCTATGTACAAAGAAGGGCGAAACACGTTTCTCTGATTATGTTCGTCAGTTAGAACAAATACGCTATCGTGACGGTAAGATGAGTTATATAAATCGTCTACACTATTTTCACTGGTGGTTGGAAGATAATGAACGAATGGGCTTTGTCAGAGAGATAGATACGCCTAATCCTCCTTTCACAGCTGTTCAGACCTTGAAAATCAACTATATGAGTCTGAATGCAAGACTATATGATATGTTGAAGAACAATCCTGAGCGTGTGGCTGAACTTAAGAAGTTGGAGGATGCTACCAATGGAACAAAGCTACGCTATATCCCTAAGAACTTGCTTAACAATAGTAAACTACTTCGGGAGGTGATCCATGATGGTGACATTCTTGCGATTGTTACGAGTAAGCGAGAGTTGGATACAACACATCTTGGTTTTGCAATATGGCACAAGGATGGACTCCATCTCATGAATGCCTCTAATCTTAGGAAGAACGGTAATAAGGTTGTTGACCCAGTAGAGACGCTCTATAATTATATGATGGCTCGTCCAGCTAATCTTGGAATACGTGTTGTGCGTATTCAATAA
- a CDS encoding bifunctional methionine sulfoxide reductase B/A protein: MRNILSILCTLILPTFVEAATCGLLITGTASCTSKTKTAMTQTDSIIAPKTKFTRPDDATLRKVLTPEQYAVTQQAATERPFTNEYDHEFREGIYVDITTGEPLFSSTDKFDSGCGWPAFSKPIDKKVVTNHTDTSHGMLRTEVRSKTGKAHLGHVFDDGPAATGGKRYCINSASLRFIPLEEMKAKGYGAYIKLVRPMKEIYVAGGCFWGTEHYLKQIEGVTATEVGYANGIIKNPTYEEVCTDKTQFAEAVHITYDPKVISLEFLLGLYFKSIDPTSVNKQGNDRGSQYRTGVYYTDPADLPTIKKVFEEEQKHINGKIAVEVKPLKNFYTAEEYHQDYLDKNPTGYCHLPAALFEYARKAKMKK; encoded by the coding sequence ATGCGTAACATTTTATCCATATTGTGCACGCTAATTCTTCCGACCTTTGTTGAAGCCGCAACTTGTGGCTTATTAATAACGGGAACAGCATCTTGCACAAGCAAAACAAAGACAGCTATGACACAAACAGATTCTATCATCGCTCCTAAGACAAAATTTACACGTCCAGACGATGCCACATTACGAAAGGTGCTTACTCCCGAACAGTATGCTGTAACACAGCAGGCTGCCACCGAACGACCTTTCACCAACGAGTATGACCATGAGTTCAGAGAGGGAATCTATGTAGATATCACAACGGGCGAACCGCTTTTCTCGTCTACTGATAAGTTTGATTCAGGCTGCGGTTGGCCTGCCTTTTCAAAGCCAATCGACAAAAAAGTCGTTACAAACCACACTGATACATCGCACGGAATGTTGCGTACGGAAGTGCGAAGCAAGACTGGTAAAGCACATTTAGGACACGTCTTTGATGACGGACCAGCAGCGACTGGGGGCAAAAGATATTGTATCAACAGTGCTTCGTTACGTTTCATCCCACTTGAAGAGATGAAAGCGAAAGGCTACGGAGCCTATATAAAATTAGTTAGACCAATGAAAGAAATTTATGTAGCAGGTGGTTGTTTCTGGGGAACAGAACATTACCTCAAACAGATAGAAGGCGTTACGGCTACCGAAGTGGGCTATGCCAACGGTATTATAAAGAACCCAACGTATGAAGAAGTATGTACAGATAAGACACAGTTTGCCGAGGCTGTACACATCACCTACGACCCTAAGGTTATCAGTTTGGAGTTCTTGTTAGGCTTATACTTTAAGTCTATCGACCCAACAAGTGTAAACAAGCAAGGAAACGACCGTGGTAGTCAATATCGCACAGGCGTTTACTACACCGACCCAGCCGACCTCCCAACGATCAAAAAGGTGTTTGAAGAGGAGCAGAAACACATCAACGGAAAGATTGCCGTTGAGGTGAAACCGCTCAAGAACTTCTATACAGCAGAAGAATATCATCAAGATTATCTTGACAAAAACCCAACTGGCTATTGCCATCTACCTGCAGCACTCTTTGAGTATGCCCGCAAGGCTAAGATGAAAAAGTAA
- the trxB gene encoding thioredoxin-disulfide reductase, producing MEKVKTLIIGSGPAGYTAAIYAGRANLQPVLYSGLQPGGQLTTTTIVENFPGFHEGIDANQLMSEMREQAKLYGADLRDGSIVKADLSSRPFHLEDERGNQIEAETVIIATGASAKYLGLPDEEKYRGQGVSACATCDGFFYRKRTVAVVGGGDTACEEAMYLSGLAKKVYMIVRKPQLRAAEIMRKRVTEKENIEILYNTNTLGLFGEDGVEGAHLVRFKGEENEEKFDINIDGFFLAIGHTPNTDLFKGQLEMDDHGFIITKPKSTATNIEGVFAAGDVADPTYRQGVVAAGTGAMAAIEVDRFLQKQ from the coding sequence ATGGAAAAAGTAAAAACCCTTATAATTGGTAGCGGCCCTGCAGGTTACACTGCTGCGATTTATGCTGGACGTGCTAATCTCCAGCCAGTACTCTATTCTGGTCTACAACCTGGTGGTCAGTTGACTACCACAACCATTGTAGAAAACTTCCCAGGCTTCCACGAAGGAATTGATGCAAACCAACTGATGTCAGAGATGCGTGAGCAGGCTAAGCTCTATGGTGCCGATCTTCGTGATGGTTCTATCGTAAAGGCAGACCTCAGTAGTCGTCCTTTCCACCTCGAAGATGAGCGTGGCAACCAGATTGAAGCTGAAACAGTAATCATCGCAACAGGTGCAAGTGCAAAGTACTTGGGCTTGCCTGATGAGGAGAAATACCGTGGTCAGGGTGTGAGTGCATGTGCTACTTGCGACGGTTTCTTCTATCGTAAGCGCACCGTAGCCGTTGTTGGTGGTGGTGACACTGCTTGCGAGGAGGCTATGTATCTCTCTGGTTTGGCAAAGAAGGTTTATATGATTGTACGTAAACCTCAGTTGCGTGCGGCAGAGATTATGCGTAAGCGTGTGACCGAGAAGGAGAATATTGAGATTCTTTATAACACCAATACACTCGGTCTCTTTGGTGAAGATGGTGTAGAGGGAGCACATTTGGTACGCTTCAAGGGTGAGGAGAACGAGGAGAAATTCGATATCAACATCGATGGTTTCTTCTTGGCTATTGGTCACACTCCTAACACCGACCTCTTCAAAGGTCAGTTAGAGATGGACGATCACGGCTTCATCATCACAAAGCCAAAGTCTACAGCAACCAATATTGAGGGTGTTTTTGCTGCGGGTGACGTGGCAGACCCAACCTATCGTCAGGGTGTCGTAGCAGCTGGTACAGGTGCAATGGCAGCTATTGAAGTTGACCGTTTCTTGCAGAAGCAGTAA
- a CDS encoding deoxynucleoside kinase: MHIAIAGNIGAGKTTLTKMLAKRYGWKAHFEPVDNNPYLEDYYADMTRWSFNLQIYFLNKRFRDVVEISQSKDTIIQDRTIFEDARIFAPNLYDMGLMSERDFNNYTDLFDLMLSLVKLPDLMIYIRCSIPRLIDHIQQRGRDYEQTMRIDYLRGLNERYEEWIKTYKGHLMIVDGDTTDFQDNPQDFKRVTDMIDDRLFGLFPME, from the coding sequence ATGCATATAGCAATCGCTGGAAATATTGGAGCTGGTAAGACTACACTCACCAAGATGCTCGCGAAACGTTACGGATGGAAAGCTCATTTCGAGCCAGTTGACAACAACCCGTATTTGGAAGACTACTATGCTGACATGACTCGTTGGTCGTTCAATCTGCAGATTTACTTCCTCAACAAGCGTTTTCGCGATGTTGTAGAGATTTCACAATCAAAGGACACGATTATCCAAGACCGTACTATCTTCGAGGATGCACGTATCTTTGCACCGAACCTCTATGATATGGGATTAATGTCAGAGCGTGATTTTAATAATTACACCGACCTCTTCGACTTGATGCTCTCATTGGTAAAGCTGCCAGACTTGATGATTTACATCCGTTGTTCTATCCCTCGACTCATCGATCACATCCAACAGCGTGGCCGTGACTACGAACAGACAATGCGTATAGACTATCTTCGTGGCCTCAACGAGCGTTATGAGGAATGGATTAAGACCTACAAAGGACATCTGATGATTGTCGATGGTGACACAACAGACTTCCAAGACAACCCACAAGACTTCAAACGTGTCACAGATATGATTGATGACCGACTCTTTGGCTTATTCCCAATGGAATAA